One genomic segment of Phycisphaerae bacterium includes these proteins:
- a CDS encoding Gfo/Idh/MocA family oxidoreductase has translation MKKINCSMSSRREFLRNTGCLATASALSGVIVPSVYAAGSDAIQVALIGCGGRGTGAVEQALSTKGGPIKLVAMADVFPDRLKGSYNHLHGNERFKASVDVPPDRQFLGFDAYKKAMDCLKPGDIAVFGTPPAFRWVHFTYAIEKGLHVFMEKPVTVDGPTSKRMFALGEAASKKNLKVGVGLMSRHSRALADLAKRVQDGEIGDIILQRGYRMHGPIGYFASPPKPAGVSDLMYQVQRFHSFLWAGGGNYSDFYIHIIDHLGWMKGAWPVKAQALGGRHYREISKGVLSVDQNLDTYAVEYTYADGTKFNFDGRCINGCDDTYASFLHGTKGSAIASAGGDCGGPSRLFKGQAMKDSDKFWESKVKDGEGDPYQNEWDDLMDAIRNDKPYNETKRGVEASLVTSMGRMAAHTGQVITLEQILNSDHEFAPGLDKLTADSPAPLKAGPDGRYPVPQPGITKTREY, from the coding sequence ATGAAGAAGATCAATTGCTCGATGTCGTCCCGTCGCGAGTTTCTGAGAAACACCGGTTGTCTGGCAACCGCCTCCGCCCTCTCCGGCGTCATCGTACCCTCGGTCTACGCCGCGGGCAGCGATGCGATCCAGGTCGCTCTCATCGGCTGCGGCGGCCGTGGCACCGGGGCCGTTGAACAAGCCCTGTCCACCAAAGGAGGCCCCATCAAACTCGTTGCCATGGCGGACGTCTTTCCCGACCGCCTCAAGGGCAGCTACAACCACCTCCACGGAAACGAGCGGTTCAAGGCGAGCGTGGACGTCCCGCCCGACCGCCAGTTCCTCGGTTTCGACGCCTACAAGAAGGCCATGGATTGCCTTAAGCCGGGCGACATCGCCGTCTTCGGAACGCCGCCGGCGTTCCGCTGGGTCCACTTCACCTACGCGATCGAGAAGGGCCTGCATGTCTTCATGGAAAAGCCGGTGACCGTCGACGGCCCGACCTCGAAGCGCATGTTCGCACTCGGCGAGGCCGCGTCGAAGAAGAACCTCAAGGTGGGCGTGGGTCTGATGTCCCGCCACAGTCGGGCACTGGCGGACCTGGCCAAGCGCGTCCAGGACGGCGAGATCGGCGACATCATCCTGCAGCGCGGTTACCGCATGCACGGGCCGATTGGCTACTTCGCCTCACCGCCCAAACCCGCCGGCGTCAGCGATCTGATGTACCAGGTCCAGCGTTTCCACAGCTTCCTCTGGGCTGGTGGCGGGAACTACAGCGACTTCTACATCCACATCATCGACCACCTCGGCTGGATGAAGGGCGCCTGGCCGGTCAAGGCTCAGGCTCTCGGCGGCCGCCACTACCGCGAGATCTCCAAAGGCGTCCTCTCCGTGGATCAGAACCTGGACACCTACGCGGTCGAATACACCTACGCCGACGGAACCAAGTTCAACTTCGACGGCCGGTGCATCAACGGGTGCGACGATACCTACGCGAGCTTCCTGCACGGCACCAAGGGCTCGGCGATCGCCTCTGCTGGAGGCGACTGCGGCGGACCTTCCAGGCTTTTCAAGGGCCAGGCCATGAAGGACTCGGACAAGTTCTGGGAGTCCAAGGTCAAGGACGGCGAGGGCGATCCCTATCAGAACGAGTGGGACGACCTGATGGACGCCATCCGCAATGACAAGCCGTACAACGAAACCAAGCGCGGCGTTGAAGCCAGCCTCGTGACCTCGATGGGCCGCATGGCTGCTCATACCGGCCAGGTGATCACGTTGGAGCAGATCCTGAACTCCGATCACGAGTTTGCCCCGGGGCTCGATAAGCTGACCGCGGATTCGCCCGCGCCACTCAAGGCCGGTCCCGACGGAAGGTATCCCGTCCCCCAGCCGGGTATCACCAAGACCCGCGAGTACTGA